From a single Lolium rigidum isolate FL_2022 chromosome 7, APGP_CSIRO_Lrig_0.1, whole genome shotgun sequence genomic region:
- the LOC124675684 gene encoding protein OXIDATIVE STRESS 3 LIKE 2-like yields the protein MEAYVLYPMSSNWRREASREEQEEDIGCPSDSEMSATDSMLSSSGEELEDDATSSSSSSSSGSTESFEMSSLMAQLPLKRGLSKFFDGKSQSFASLAAVGGLEDLAKPPSSKRLKTSRSCEVGLQDAHRRRFASRNAAAFKKVSKGRLSVLGKAQANKLTLRPVTARPQGLPVRGALLFA from the exons ATGGAGGCCTACGTCTTGTATCCGATGAGCAGCAACTGGAGGAGGGAGGCCAGCcgcgaggagcaggaggaggacatCGGATGCCCGTCCGACTCCGAGATGTCAGCGACGGACTCCATGTTGTCGTCGTCGGGTGAGGAGCTCGAGGACGACGCCacctccagctccagctccagctcgTCGGGATCCACGGAAAGCTTCGAGATGTCTTCACTCATGGCGCAGCTCCCGCTCAA GAGGGGGCTGTCCAAGTTCTTCGACGGCAAGTCGCAGTCCTTCGCGTCGCTCGCGGCGGTCGGCGGGCTGGAGGACCTGGCCAAGCCGCCTAGCAGCAAGCGCCTCAAGACGTCGCGGAGCTGCGAGGTCGGGCTGCAGGACGCGCACCGCAGGCGCTTCGCAAGCCGCAATGCCGCCGCCTTCAAGAAGGTCTCCAAGGGGCGCCTCTCCGTGCTCGGCAAGGCGCAGGCCAACAAGCTGACGCTCCGGCCGGTGACGGCGAGGCCACAGGGGTTGCCCGTGAGAGGAGCTCTGCTGTTTGCTTAG